Within the Mycobacterium gordonae genome, the region GCCGCGGCGTGCCGCCAGATCACCGACGGCCACTTCCACGACAGCATCGAGCCCCCGCGCCGGCCTGCGGACATCCGGGGCATCGCCGTCGACGTGGAGAACATGCGGCAGCGGATCGTGGCCGAACTCGAGGCCTCGCAGACTGCGCAGGAGCAACTGGATGAGCAGGCGGCCGAGCTGCGCAGATCCAACGCCGAGCTCGAACAGTTCGCTTACGTGGCGTCCCACGATCTGCAGGAGCCGTTGCGCAAGGTGGCGTCGTTCTGTCAGCTGCTGGAGAAGCGCTACGGCGACCAGCTCGACGAACGGGGTATTCAATACATCGATTTCGCCGTCGATGGCGCCAAGCGCATGCAGGTGCTGATCAACGATCTGCTCAGCTTCTCCAGAGTCGGCCGGTTGAACACGAAATACACCAAGGTCGAACTCGACACCGTCCTGGACACGGCCGTCGCGAACCTGACTGCGGCGATTGAGGAATCCGGGGCACAGATCGATCGCCCCACCCAACCGCTCCCGCAGATCTTCGGCGACCCGACGCTGCTGGCCATGCTGTGGCAGAACCTCATCGGCAATGCGGTGAAATTCCGGCGCGAGGACCGGGCGCCGCACGTCGTCATCGCCTGCCGCCGCGGTGTCGCCGAGCACGACGGCAGCTGGGTGTTCAGCGTGTCCGACAACGGCATCGGCATCCCGGAGGAGTTCGTCGGTAAGGTCTTCATCATCTTCCAGCGCTTGCACGGCCGGGACACCTATGGTGGTACCGGGCTGGGGCTTGCGATGTGCAAGAAGATCGTCGAACACCACGGCGGGACCGTGTGGATCGACACCTCTTATACCGATGGAACGCGTTTCGAATTCACGTTACCCATTGCTGAACCCGACACTGAACCGGCCGCTGAACCTGACGCCGAGGCCATTCCAGAAGGAGCAGACGGATGACATCACCCGGCCGCGCAATCGACATCCTGCTTGTCGAAGACGATCCCGGCGACGAGCTGATCACCCGAGAGGCTTTCGAGCACAACAAGCTCAACAACAGGCTGCATGTCGCGCACGACGGTGAAGAAGGCCTGAACTACCTGTACCGGCGGGGCGCCTATGAACACGCGCCGCGGCCGGACCTGATCCTGCTCGACCTCAACCTGCCGAAGTACGACGGCCGGCACCTGCTGGAGAAGATCAAGTCCGACCCCGAGCTGAGTCGCATCCCGGTGGTCGTGCTCACCACCTCCTCGGCCGAGGAAGACATTCTGCGCAGCTACAAGCTGCACGCCAACGCCTACGTCACCAAGCCGGTTGACCTGGACCAGTTCATGAATGCGGTCCGGCAGATCGACGAATTCTTCGTGCAGGTCGTGCGCCTACCGAACGGCTGAGACCGCCGCTTCCCGAATTGGTTGCGTCGCGTGCACGATCCCGTGCTCGTCCACCTCGTGCACGAACACCGTTGCGAAATCGAAGAATATGCCGACGACTTGCAGCTGCCCGGACGCCACCAGCGGGGCCAGGATCGGATTCCGGGTGAGTCGCTCGATCTGTACGGCGACGTTCACGATCGACAGCTGGTCGAGTTCGCTGAAGGTGAAGCCGTTGGAGGTGCTGCTCACCCGGGCGGGATGGTTGTCCCGGTGCGCGGCCAGACTCTCCGCCGCGTACTGCAGCCAGTGTCCGATCGGGCGGTCCGCCACGCCGGCGTCGCCGTCCAGCACCGCCTGCATCGCGCGGCATGACGAATGTCCGCAGACCACAACGGAACTCACGCCCAGCTGGTTGACCGCGAAGTCCAGCGCCGCGTCCACCGAGCGTTCGGCTGGATCGGTGGGCACCAGATTGCCCACATTGCGGACGATGTAAAGATCGCCGGGCCGGCTGGCGGTGATGGTGTCCGGCAGGATGCGGGAGTCGGCGCAGGTGAGAAACAGGGTGTCCGGATTGGGTGAAGCGATCAGCTCCGCCACGTGGCGGTGCAGGGCCCCGACGCCGTTGCGGTGATACTGCTTGACGCCGTCGAGGATCGATGCATCGACGCCCTCGCCGTTTCCGTCGCGGCGCGACGGCCAGGGTGCCTCGCGCAGCGACCGCGCGGTGTAGTGACGCTTGGGTGGACTGCTGTGTGCGCTCGACAGGTTCGCGGGCGAGGTCTCGATGATGTGCACCGATCCGCCGGTCGCCTCGTGGGCGGCCTTCCAGTCCGAAATCGCTTCGGAGACAGAGTGATCGATGTAGTCGGCATCCAGATTGAGGGTGACTTCGCTGCCCGGCGGCAGTGTCGACAGCACATTGGTCAGCCGGGGCAGCAGCAGGAAGCTCAGGGTGCCGTCGATGTCCACGTGCCACCGTTTGGACTCCCCGCCGATCGGCCGGGCCTCGATGGGCGCGCGGACGACGCGCACCAGCAAAAAGAGGATGGCGATGGCGAGGCCGATGGCCACGCCCTCCAGCAGGTTCAGGAACACCACGCACACGATCGTGATCGCGTAGATCACGAAGTTGCCGGTGCGCACCGCGACCTTGACGTGTGCCAGCTTGATGAGCTGGATTCCGATGACGATGAGCAGTCCGGCCAGCGCTGCCTTCGGGATGAGCTCCACCAGATTGGTGAGCAACGACGCGAACAGCAGGATCCACAGGCCGTGCAGCACTGCGGAGGTGCGGGTGCGGGCACCCGCGGCGACGTTGGTGGAACTACGCACGATGACGCCGGTAACCGGCAGCCCACCGAGCAGTCCGGAGACGACGTTTGCGCTGCCCTGACCGAGCATCTCGCGGTTGAAGTTGGTGCGCGGTCCGCTGTGCAGCTTGTCGATGCCGACCGCGGAGAGCAGCGACTCGACGCTGGCGATCAGCGCGACCGTCACCACGCCGAGCGCAATGGCGCCGATCTCCTGCGTCCATGGCTGTCCACCCGGCGACGCGGGCGGCAGCTGAGGTAGCCCGATGGCCTCGAAAAAGTTGCCCGACAGTTGGATTCGCTCCACCTGCAGGTCTATCAGCAATGACAGCGCGGTAGCCGCCACGATCGCCACCAGGGCGCCCGGGATGAACCGGACCCTGGGCGGCAGTTTAGGCCACAGCAACAGGATGGCGATGACGACGCTGCCGACGATCACTTCGTGCAACTCGTGGTTCATGATTCCACTCGGCAGCGCCTCGATGTTCGCCCATGCCGAGCTGCGCGACGATCCGCCCAGCAGCACGTGAATCTGCTGCAGCACGATGGTGACGCCAATACCTGCCAGCATGGCGTGCACCACCACCGGAGCGACGGCAAGCGCGGCACGGGCTACCCGCACCAGGCCCAGCAATATCTGCACCACGCCCGCGCAGACGGTGATCACGCACGTCATCTCCCAGCCCAACGTGTCGATCAGCTCGGCCACGACCACCGTCAGGCCGGCGGCCGGCCCGCTGACCTGTAACACCGAGCCACCGATCGAGCCGGCGATGAGACCTCCGCTGACCGCCGCGATCAGACCCGCCATCAGGGGTGCCCCGGAGGCGATGGCGATCCCCAGCGACAGCGGCAGCGCCACCAGGAAGACGACCAGGGACGCAGGGACGTCGTAACGCAGGTTTGGCAACAACTTCCGCATGAAACTCCTCTTAGCCGGTGCGCTCAGGCAAACGGACCGGCATGAACAGACGGGGTGTATCCGGTGTCCACCTGGCATCGGCAACTCGGCTTCGCCGTGGATTTGTGATCAGCAAATTCTTTGAATCCGACTACCGATGTCTGACCCAAATCGTCCACGCGGCCCCGCGAGGTCCGGCAAATCCCACGCCGATTCATTCGCAACTCAAAGAAATAGAGGTTGCGCGCCGCACTTGATCGGAAGAACCTTGGGGTTCGGTAAGAGTCCCGCTTCCTGATCTAAGGTGGGTTCTTCCGTCTATCGGGAGAGGGAAATGGCCACCGACAAATCGCCCAGCCGGATGGACTTGCGCAAGCAGCGCACCCGGGCCGCGTTGATCGGGGCCGCCCGGACGTTCATCGCCGACGGCCAGCTCGAGGTGCCGGTGCAGGACATCTGCCAAGCCGCCGACGTCGGCATCGGATCGTTCTACAACCACTTCGACAGCAAGGAAGAATTGTTCCAGGCGGCGATCAACGATTTCATCGACGCCCAAGGAACGTTGCTGGACGCGCTGACCGACGCGATCGAGGACCCCGCGGAGAAGTTCGCCGCCCGCTACCGACTGACGGGGCGGCTGATCCGGCTGCGCCCCAAGGAAAGCCGGATCGCGGTCACCCTGGGCATGCGGCTGATCATGGCCGAGAAGGGCCTGGGGCCGCGCGGTATCCGCGACATCGGCGCGGCCGCAGCCGCCGGGCGGTTCACGGTGAAGGATCCGGAGCTGGCGATGGTGATCAGTGCCGGTTCGTTGCTGGCTCTGGGTGAACTTCTGCACGGCCAGCCGGAGCGCGACGATGGGGAGACCGTGGACGACGTCACCGAAAGCCTGCTCAGGCTGTTCGGGATGCCCACCGATGAGGCGCAGCGGATCGGCCGATCGCCGCTGCCCGACATCTCCTGGGTCAGCGACGTCGACCTCGACGAGCTGAGCTGACCGGCGGCGCCGGACTAACCCGCCTTGCCGGCGATCCCGGCCAGCTTGCCGCCGGTACCGCCGGAGCCCGCCGTTCCGTTGTCTGCCGCGGCCCCACCCGTGCCGGCGATGCCGCCGGCCGCTCCGTCGCCGCCGATCCCGATCAGGCTGTCGGCGTTGCCGCCGTTGCCGCCGTTGCCGCCGGCGCCACTGTGGCTGTTGCTGCCGCCGTCGCCACCGGCACCGCCCACCCCGCCGTCCCCGCCGTAGCCGATCAGCCCGAGGGCCTGACCGCCGTTGCCGCCGTTGCCGCCGGCGCCGCCCTGGCCGTTCGACAGGCCGGTGTCGCTGCCCTGACCGCCGGCTCCGCCGTTGCCGCCGATGCCGCCCAACCCGACGCCGCCGCCGTCGCCGCCGTTGCCCGCGGCATTGACGAAGCTCACGTTGCCGCCGCGCCCGGCGTCGCCGCCGTTGCCGCCGGCCCCGCCGACACCCCACAGGTAGCCGCCGTGACCACCGTCGCCGCCGTCGGTGCCGGCGCCGCCGGCGGCCTGGCTGGTGTTGCCGGACAGGTTCAATGCACCGCCGCCGTCGCCGCCGGCACCACCTGCCCCGCCGACACCGACGAGGCCGACATCGCCTCCGGCGCCCGCGGCCCCGGCAGTCCCGCCGGCGATCTGAATTCCCTGCCCGGCGACCCCGAATCCGCCGTCACCGCCGTTGCCGCCGGCACCGCCCACACCCCACAGGTAGCCGCCGTGGCCGCCATTGCCCGCGGACCCGCCGAGGCCGCCGGTCGCGCCGGTCCCGGCGGTGTAATAGGTGGTGCCGCCCGCACCGCCGTCGCCGCCGTTGCCGCCCGCACCGTAGATCAGGCCGGCGGTGCCGCCGGCGCCGCCGGCGCCACCACCGCCACCGGCGGCCGAACCGCTGCCGTCGCCGCCCCGCGCGCCGTTGCCGCCATCGCCGCCGCTGCCCCACAGCCCCACGGACCCGGCCTGTCCGCCGTTACCGCCGCGGCCGACGGTTTCGGCGGTGCCACCGTCGCCGCCGTCGCCGCCGACGCCGTACAGGTAGCCGCCGCGGCCGCCCGCGCCGCCGTCGGCGCCGTTCGCACCTGATGGAGTCGAATCGGTGGCATCGCCCGCGTTGCCGCCGTCGCCGCCGGCCCCGATCAACCAGCCGGCATCTGCGCCTCGGCCGCCGGCCGCGCCGGCCCCGGCATTACCACCGTTGCCGCCGTTGCCGCCGATGAGGCCGGCGGCGCCGCCGGCGTTGCCGGCCACTGAGGCGGCGAACGTGTTGCCGCTGTTGCCGCCGTTGCCGGTCAGGTATCCGGCCCTCGCGCCCTGGGCGCCGAGCCCGCCATCGAAGCTCCCAGTGCCGGGAGCGCCGTTTCCGCCGGACCCGCCGTCGCCGATCAGCAGTCCGGCGCTGCCTGCGGCGCCACCGTTGCCGCCGGTGCCGGTGCCGGTGTCGCCGGCCCCGCCGTCACCGCCGCTGCCACCGTCGCCGAACAGCACGCCGCCGCTGCCGCCGGCGCCGCCGTTCGCGCCGGCCCCGGCATTTCCGCCGTCACCGCCGACCCCGTACAGGTAGCCGCCGCGACCGCCCGCGGCGCCGGCCGTCCCAGATGCGGAGCTGTCGCCGCCGCGGCCGCCGGTGCCGAAGAGCTGACCGGCGTCGGCCCCGGCCGCCCCCTGACCACCGCTGCCGCCGGCGCCGCCGTCGCCGATCAGGTATCCGGCTCGGCCCGCTGCGCCGCCGGCCACCGGGCCGTAGCCACCGTCGCCGCCGTTGCCGAGCAGCAGTGCCGACCCGCCGGCGCCGCCGTTACCGTCGGCACCGGTGTTGCCGGCGCTGCCGTTACCCTGACCGCCGGTGCCGGCCTTGCCGGCGGCACCGCCGTTGCTGCCGATCCCACCGTTGCCGCCAGTGCCGAACAACCGTCCGGAGTCTGCGCCGGCTGCGCCGGTGGCGCCGGCGCCGCCGCTGCCGCCGTTGCCGCCCATGTTTGAGCTGCCGATCCCCGCGCCGCCGTTGCCGGCACCGCCGCCGTTGCCGCTGCTCCCGCCGGCCCCACCGTTACCGATCAGCCAGCCGCTGGCTCCGCCCCGACCGCCCGTCGCGCCGTCGCCGCCGTTCCCGCCGTCACCGCCGGGATTTGACCAGTTGACGGTGGTGGTGGCGCCGTCTGCGCCGTGGCCGCCGGCACCGCCCGTTCCGCCCGCGCCACCGTCACCGAACAGCCAACCGCCGGTGCCACCCGCACCGCCTATGCCGCCGCCGGCGCCGGCGCCACCACTGCCGCCCGCGGGCCCGCTGGAACCACCTGCGTTTGGCTCGACGGTGCCGGCGATACCGGCCCTGCCGCCATTCCCGCCGAGGCCCCCGTTACCCCCGGCGCCGCCGGTGCCGAACAGCCGGCCGCCTGCTCCGCCGGTACCCCCGTTGCCGCCGACGCCGGCCCTGCCGCCATCGCCGCCGCTGGCGGAAATAACGCCCTGGCCGCCGGCCCCGCCGGTGCCGCCGTGCCCGCCGCCGCCACCGGCGCCCCCGGTGCCCAGCAGCCAGCCGCCGTCACCCCCGACGCCGCCGCTGCCGCCGGAGGCGCCGTAGCCGCCAAATCCGGCGCTGCCGGACCAGTCGGTGGTCGCGAGCCCACCTGCACCGCCATCTCCGCCGCGGCCACCGAGGCCCGCCGCTCCGCCGTCGCCGAACAGGCCCGCGGACCCGCCGTTGCCGCCCGTTCCGCCGACACCGGCGTTCCCGCCGAATCCACCGAACGCTTGGACCTGGTATTCGGTGCCGTCAGCGCCCGCACCGCCGGCGCCGCCCGCACCGCCGACACCGCCGGCCCCGCCCTGGCCGTAGAGCCAGCCTCCGGTACCGCCGGCGCCGCCCACACCGCCGACGCCGCCCACACCGCCGTCGCCGGTTGGATTGCTGGGCGACGTCGTGCTGCCGCCACCCTGTCCCGCGGCGCCTCCGGCACCGCCCGCACCTCCGGTGCCGAATAATCCGGCGGCGCCACCGGCGCCGCCGGTCCCTCCGTTGCCGCCGGGGCCACCCGTGGCGTGCGCGGCACCGGTGCTGCCGGTGCCGCCGACCCCGCCGGCTCCGCCCGCGCCGCCGTTGCCCCACAGCCAGCCCCCGCGCCCACCGGACCCGCCGCTACCGCCGGCCGCACCGGTCCCGGCCGCCCCGCTCGCACCGGTGCCGCCGGCGCCGCCGTTGCCGATCAGGCCGGCGCTGCCGCCGTTGCCGCCCGCGCCGTTGTAGCCGTTACCGCCGTTTCCGTACAGCCAACCGCCGTCCTGGCCATTGGGGTTGGCTGCGGTGCCGTCGGCGCCGTTGCCGATGATCGGACGCGACAGCAGCGACTCGATCGCTCCCAACGGGCCGGCGTTCACCGCCTCGGCGGCCGCGTAGGAATTCGCCGCCCCGCTGAGCGCCTGGGTGAACTGGGACTGGAACAGGGCTGCCTGTGCGCTGACCGTCTGGTACTCCAAGGCATGTCCGGAGAACAGCGATGCCAGTGCCGCCGACACCTGATCGGCTCCCGCGGCCAGCACTCCGGTGGTGCTGGAGGCGGCCGCCGCGTTCGCCTCGCTGAGCGCCGAAGCGATGCCCCGGACGTTCGACGCCGCCGCGGTGAGCGCTTCTGGGGCAACCGTGGTGAAGAACATCTCTGCCGTGCACCCCGTCTGTAGTCGGTATCCAAAGTCAGAAGGACCCTAGTCCCATTCGGCGAAGAATTGCAGCATTTTGCACATAAAAATGGCGCCACAGAGAAACTGAATTTTCTTCAAGACAATTTACTGAATATTCCTCAGAAGATTCGCGATGCGGTCTTCATGAATGGTGCCGAAAGCGCCTTTTTCCAGCGGAAACGTGCGGGCTAGCGCAGAAACTGGTCGTTGTGCTCGCCGGCCGCCGGCGGTGGCTCGGTGACGCGGGCGTCGAAGCCCGAGTAACGCGCCGGGGTGCGGATGACGGTAATGGCCTCGTCGCCGTTGCCCACGTTCAGGGCCAGATCGTTCTCGGCGAACAGCGGCGTATCCACCACCTGCTTCCAGGTGTGGGCCAGACACGCCATCAGGCCGCCCTCCTGCAGCAGCTCCACCCACTCCGCGGCAGTCTTGGCGGCCAGGGCCGATTCGAGTTCGTCGGTCAACTCGGGGTAGTTGATCGCCCGCGAGCGCTGGTCGGCGAACCGCTCG harbors:
- a CDS encoding SulP family inorganic anion transporter, which produces MRKLLPNLRYDVPASLVVFLVALPLSLGIAIASGAPLMAGLIAAVSGGLIAGSIGGSVLQVSGPAAGLTVVVAELIDTLGWEMTCVITVCAGVVQILLGLVRVARAALAVAPVVVHAMLAGIGVTIVLQQIHVLLGGSSRSSAWANIEALPSGIMNHELHEVIVGSVVIAILLLWPKLPPRVRFIPGALVAIVAATALSLLIDLQVERIQLSGNFFEAIGLPQLPPASPGGQPWTQEIGAIALGVVTVALIASVESLLSAVGIDKLHSGPRTNFNREMLGQGSANVVSGLLGGLPVTGVIVRSSTNVAAGARTRTSAVLHGLWILLFASLLTNLVELIPKAALAGLLIVIGIQLIKLAHVKVAVRTGNFVIYAITIVCVVFLNLLEGVAIGLAIAILFLLVRVVRAPIEARPIGGESKRWHVDIDGTLSFLLLPRLTNVLSTLPPGSEVTLNLDADYIDHSVSEAISDWKAAHEATGGSVHIIETSPANLSSAHSSPPKRHYTARSLREAPWPSRRDGNGEGVDASILDGVKQYHRNGVGALHRHVAELIASPNPDTLFLTCADSRILPDTITASRPGDLYIVRNVGNLVPTDPAERSVDAALDFAVNQLGVSSVVVCGHSSCRAMQAVLDGDAGVADRPIGHWLQYAAESLAAHRDNHPARVSSTSNGFTFSELDQLSIVNVAVQIERLTRNPILAPLVASGQLQVVGIFFDFATVFVHEVDEHGIVHATQPIREAAVSAVR
- a CDS encoding sensor histidine kinase, with protein sequence MGLLVLLGALVGAVLLDRTDELARQLRDNIQPARVSAYQLQSALRDQETGLRGYLISADRQFLGPYYEGVAAEQVAAQDLRERLAKRPDLAADLDAIEAAAANWRRDYAEPLIARVTPNTPTVVPGATAALGKAQFDYIRQLFTTQNDHLTAARVTAAARLLHMNGWRDRALAAMVLIFVATAGLLGFLVQRAVTRPLATLAAACRQITDGHFHDSIEPPRRPADIRGIAVDVENMRQRIVAELEASQTAQEQLDEQAAELRRSNAELEQFAYVASHDLQEPLRKVASFCQLLEKRYGDQLDERGIQYIDFAVDGAKRMQVLINDLLSFSRVGRLNTKYTKVELDTVLDTAVANLTAAIEESGAQIDRPTQPLPQIFGDPTLLAMLWQNLIGNAVKFRREDRAPHVVIACRRGVAEHDGSWVFSVSDNGIGIPEEFVGKVFIIFQRLHGRDTYGGTGLGLAMCKKIVEHHGGTVWIDTSYTDGTRFEFTLPIAEPDTEPAAEPDAEAIPEGADG
- a CDS encoding PE family protein; translation: MFFTTVAPEALTAAASNVRGIASALSEANAAAASSTTGVLAAGADQVSAALASLFSGHALEYQTVSAQAALFQSQFTQALSGAANSYAAAEAVNAGPLGAIESLLSRPIIGNGADGTAANPNGQDGGWLYGNGGNGYNGAGGNGGSAGLIGNGGAGGTGASGAAGTGAAGGSGGSGGRGGWLWGNGGAGGAGGVGGTGSTGAAHATGGPGGNGGTGGAGGAAGLFGTGGAGGAGGAAGQGGGSTTSPSNPTGDGGVGGVGGVGGAGGTGGWLYGQGGAGGVGGAGGAGGAGADGTEYQVQAFGGFGGNAGVGGTGGNGGSAGLFGDGGAAGLGGRGGDGGAGGLATTDWSGSAGFGGYGASGGSGGVGGDGGWLLGTGGAGGGGGHGGTGGAGGQGVISASGGDGGRAGVGGNGGTGGAGGRLFGTGGAGGNGGLGGNGGRAGIAGTVEPNAGGSSGPAGGSGGAGAGGGIGGAGGTGGWLFGDGGAGGTGGAGGHGADGATTTVNWSNPGGDGGNGGDGATGGRGGASGWLIGNGGAGGSSGNGGGAGNGGAGIGSSNMGGNGGSGGAGATGAAGADSGRLFGTGGNGGIGSNGGAAGKAGTGGQGNGSAGNTGADGNGGAGGSALLLGNGGDGGYGPVAGGAAGRAGYLIGDGGAGGSGGQGAAGADAGQLFGTGGRGGDSSASGTAGAAGGRGGYLYGVGGDGGNAGAGANGGAGGSGGVLFGDGGSGGDGGAGDTGTGTGGNGGAAGSAGLLIGDGGSGGNGAPGTGSFDGGLGAQGARAGYLTGNGGNSGNTFAASVAGNAGGAAGLIGGNGGNGGNAGAGAAGGRGADAGWLIGAGGDGGNAGDATDSTPSGANGADGGAGGRGGYLYGVGGDGGDGGTAETVGRGGNGGQAGSVGLWGSGGDGGNGARGGDGSGSAAGGGGGAGGAGGTAGLIYGAGGNGGDGGAGGTTYYTAGTGATGGLGGSAGNGGHGGYLWGVGGAGGNGGDGGFGVAGQGIQIAGGTAGAAGAGGDVGLVGVGGAGGAGGDGGGALNLSGNTSQAAGGAGTDGGDGGHGGYLWGVGGAGGNGGDAGRGGNVSFVNAAGNGGDGGGVGLGGIGGNGGAGGQGSDTGLSNGQGGAGGNGGNGGQALGLIGYGGDGGVGGAGGDGGSNSHSGAGGNGGNGGNADSLIGIGGDGAAGGIAGTGGAAADNGTAGSGGTGGKLAGIAGKAG
- a CDS encoding response regulator, which encodes MTSPGRAIDILLVEDDPGDELITREAFEHNKLNNRLHVAHDGEEGLNYLYRRGAYEHAPRPDLILLDLNLPKYDGRHLLEKIKSDPELSRIPVVVLTTSSAEEDILRSYKLHANAYVTKPVDLDQFMNAVRQIDEFFVQVVRLPNG
- a CDS encoding TetR/AcrR family transcriptional regulator gives rise to the protein MATDKSPSRMDLRKQRTRAALIGAARTFIADGQLEVPVQDICQAADVGIGSFYNHFDSKEELFQAAINDFIDAQGTLLDALTDAIEDPAEKFAARYRLTGRLIRLRPKESRIAVTLGMRLIMAEKGLGPRGIRDIGAAAAAGRFTVKDPELAMVISAGSLLALGELLHGQPERDDGETVDDVTESLLRLFGMPTDEAQRIGRSPLPDISWVSDVDLDELS